TTCAAAGGAAAGAATAAGTTAAGAAGTTTGCTTAGGACTTTATTACATTTATTATATGTTTCCCCATCGGGTTTATTTAACCCGTACAAAAATGTAATCCAAAGTCCTAATGCCATATAGTTTAAGAGTTTTTTTCTTACCTTACTCAAGTTCTTAAAAATGTTTATATTATACGAACTAAGGCAATTTCTAAAACCACAATACTATTTTAGTAAAAATATTTTTTGAAATATAGTAGCAAAATGATTACAATTTAATATATTAGATTAAGTACAAATTAAATGATAAAAAAATATAATGGTTAACAAAAGTGTAAATAAGGTGTTGATTTGTTTATTTCGTCGTATAATACTTACTTAAGTACAAATACAAATAACAAAACTCTAAAAAATGAGAGGGATTTTTCCGATTCCAAATTATTTGAAAAGACTCTTGCAAAGAGCACCGATGCAAACACTTCAAAACTTACGCAGACAAATAATGTAAATTATATTTTAAAAAACAAAATACTTAGTACAAAAGAGAGAATAAACTCTCAACTTAAACAAGAATCTTCTTTATCAAATATGAGTAAATTCTCTACCGTAAACTCTCAGATAAAAGCACCGATAGCTTATGCTGCAAACTCTAGTATGTTTTCTTTGATGATAAAGTATCCTAAAACCGCTAAACAGATAGAAGACAACTCTGCAAAAGTTCTTAAAGAACCAATGCTTAGAGCTAAGATGATAAATACTTATACCGATAACGACAAATACTATCGCTTAACTGCCTAATCCTCTAACCAAGCATCTGTTTTTATAATCTTACCGTTATCAAATACTTTTAGTTTATATGCGCTTGAGCATTTTCCATCTTCCATATCCATAACGGCCATTTGAAGAATCTTTTTACATTTTTTAGGGATATCGAAGTGACCTTTCATACCTGTTAGAAACTGCTTTAGAGGTGTCTTTGCATCCATACCTATTACATTATCCCTGCATCCGGTAAGACCGATATCACTCAAATACGCTGTCCCATTAGCTATTTGGAAATCATCACTGCTTACATGTGTATGTGTACCTATAATTCCAGACACTTTTCCTTGTAGTAGCATCATCATAGCACGTTTTTCACTGCTAGCTTCGGCATGAAAATCTACAAATATATTTTTTACACCCTCTTCGTGCAAAGATGCAACCGTACTTTGTGCCACACGAAAACCATTCTCACACATCGGCATAGCGTAGTGCCCCATTAAGTTTAAAACTGCCAGTTTTTCACTCCCGATATCGTAAACCTTACATCCGGTTCCTTCTACCTCATCGGGGTAGTTGTGTGGACGAAGAATCTCATGTGTGTCAAAAAGAGCTACTACCTCTTTTTTATCCCAAGAGTGGTTACCGCCGGTCATAACATCTATTCCGTAAGCAAAAAGTTCATTTGCATTTTTGCTCGTTAAACCAAAACCGTGAGATGCATTTTCATAATTTGCTATAACAAAATCTATAGAATGCTCCTTTTTGAGTATAAAAAGGTAGTCTCTTAACATCTCACGTCCGGGTTTTCCTACTATATCGCCTATAAATGCTATTCTCATCTATTATCTTTTCATTTTATTTATGCGAATTCTACCATAATTTACAAAGTCGCTTAATCCACACTATATTTTATAAAAAGTAATAGTTATATTTATATACTAATATTTTTTTTCTGTTGAGACAATTGAAATGCTTTAGCATTATCAACTTGTTTATTTTGAAGATTTTCGATTCGTTTTTCTAACTCTGCTTTCTTTTTAACAATTTTTACTCTTTTTTTACCTGGGTTAGTTTCTTTTATTTTTTTTTCAAGGCTTGTTATTTCAGTCTTAGTCGAAGAGATCTCTTTTTCTAAACTTGTATTTCTTTTAATAACTTCTTTTGCAGAGATATCTGAGTCTTTTTTCTTAATAACTTCTTGTGCTTTTTTATCCGTAGATTTTGTATCCTTTATACTACAACCTGTATTTAATAATGTCCCTACAACTAATGTCGTTGTTATTAACTTGTATCTAGTTTTCATATTATTCCTATATTTTAAAGTATTGGTTAAAAAAAACCATGTAGCACTTAAAAGTACTGACCGTAAAAATATATGGAAAAAAAATGTAATAAAAATGTAATAGAATATTATTTAATAAATTTAATTATAGAAGTGCTAAATCAACTTTTTGATATAAAAATGTAATCATATTTATTTATAATCCCCGCATGAAAATAAAACTCATACTAGAATTTAGTGCAATATTTATATTGCTTCCTTTGCTTTTTTTATTGCATCTACTTCCAAAGTATATGATAATTCCATCTTTGTGGCTAGTATCTCTCTATGCCTATATTATACTAAGGGTAAAGGGACAAGTTATATTTGCTAACAGCTTTGAACTGGAAGATATTAACTATATACTAAAAAGATTTATCGTTATAAGTTCTATAATCTTTATCTTTACTTTTTTTCTATATCCCAATAAGCTTTTTGGATTAATAGTTACTCAGCCCTATATTTACTTAGCTGTCATTATATTTTATCCTCTATTTTCGGTTATCCCGCAGGAGCTGCTTTTTAGGCAGTTTTTCTTTTACAGATACTCTTTAAACTTCTCTAAATTTACTATCATATGGGCAAATGCACTTGCTTTTGGTTTTGTACATGTAGCATTTGGAAATATTTTAGCCGTGATTTTTACAATTCTCGGCGGTTTACTCTTTGCAAGTACCTACAAAAAAACAGAGTGTTTGATACTTGTAATAATCGAGCACTCACTTTATGGGGTGCTAATATTTACTGTAGGTTTAGGGGAATTTTTTTATCATAATAATGGGTATTAAGTGTGCCAAAGACTAAATAGTCTTCGGCTTTGCATTTCTTAGATAATAAAGCACAGCTTTTATAATATCGTCATCATCTTTAGAGTTTGATTTGATACTCTCTTTGCTATCATTTTTATATACAAGAGTAATATTTTGTCCATAGTTAGAGATATTTTTTATCTTTTTATCAAGTGCAAGAAGTTTTATCTCCATAAGCTCAAAGAACTGACGAGTCGGTGCATCAAGCTCACCAAAGCGGTCTATCACTTCCTCTTGTATCTCATAAACTTCAACACTCTCTTCACAGGCGGATAAACGTCTGTATATATCAAGTCTTAATCTGTCTTCGCTGATTATATCATCACTCAAGTACGCTGAGATTGTAAGTTTTATATCTACTTTATCACGAGAAGATTCTTGGGTATTGCTAAGTTCACGAATGGCATCTTCAAGCATCTTTAGATACAGTGAATAACCTATGTTTTTAATGTGCCCGCTTTGTGCATCTCCAACCAAGTTTCCACCCCCACGAATCTCCAAGTCGTGATGCGCAAGTACTGAACCAGATCCTAAGAATGAGTTTGATTCAAGTGCAAGAAGACGTTTTTTAGCTTCATCTGTAAGATTTTCTTTATTATCGACTATAAAGTATGCAAAGCCCTCATAAGACCCACGACCAACACGACCGCGAAGCTGATGCAGGTCTGCGATACCGAATCTGTCAGCACCGTCAACTATGATGGTATTTACCCTAGGCATATGGATTCCACTCTCTATGATGCTTGTCGCTATCATCATGTCATACTCGCCAGCTTCAAATTTTAGAAGCTCTTTTTCAGTCTCTACGGCTGAGATTTTAGAGTGAAGCATCACTACGCGAAGCTCGGGAAGAATTGCTTTAATTTCACCTAGTTTAATAGGCATATGCTCAATCGAGTTATGCACGTAAAAAACCTGTCCGCCACGTCGAAGCTCACGAAGTATAACCTCTTTTATAAGTTTCTCACTATACTCTTTAACGAAAGTCCTGACACCCAGTCTTGCACTTGGAGGTGTTAGAAGCTGGCTCATTGTTTTTATGGAACTAAGTGCCTGATTTAGTGAACGTGGAATCGGAGTAGCAGACATACTAAGCATATGCACATTATGGTAAAGCTCTTTTATCTTCTCTTTTTGCTTAACTCCAAATTTATGTTCCTCATCTACTATTACAACGCCTAGTTTTTTAAATCCAAGTCCAAAAAGTGCATGAGTTCCAACCACACAATCAAGCTCACCGGATGCAAGTGCGGCAGTTATATTTTTTTTATCTTTTGCAGATACAAAACGGTCTAGTTTTGCATACCTGATGCCAAGCTCATTAAAGCGCTCATCCAGACTTCTGAAATGTTGAGCTGAGAGAAGTGTCGTCGGAACTATTAAAGCCGACTGATAACCCGATTTATACGCGGCATATATAGTGTTCATGGCAACTTCAGTTTTACCAAAACCCACATCACCGCTAAGCAGTCTGTCCATAATATGACCGCTTCTCATCTGATTGATTATTTCATTTATCGACTGAGTCTGGTCATCGGTATAATCAAATCCGGCTTTTTTCTGAAATTCTTCTAACTCTTTTTTATTTATATCAATTTTTGGAGCTTTTATAAGTGCACGTGCAGCTGCGGTATTTACTATAACCCCTGCAATCTCTAAAAGACGTTTTTTAACCTTATCTTTTAGTTTTCCAAAGCTTCCTTTTCCAAGACGGTCAAGTACCGGAACCGAACCGCCTGAAGCTATGTAGCGGTCTATATAGTCTAAGTTCTCAACTGGAAGTAAAACTTTGTCATCGCCGATATACTTGATAACTATAAAGTCTTTAACCCCTCCAAGAATCTCAGTTTGCTCGATAGATTCAAATATACCTACGCCGTAGTCCTCATGTACTACGTAATCACCTTTTTTCAAATCATCCAGTAAAATCGAGCTTTTTCTACGACGACGTTTTTTATCAGGTTTATTCAGGGAGATAACCATCTCATCAGGCGTTAAAATGTTTAAAATGTACGGAGCATAAACTTCTGTTACGTTTTTAAGCTCAAACAATCCGACCTGTTTCATTACGGCTTCATTTGCCGCTATTATGGTTATTTTTTTATCTTTATGAACCTTTAGCAGTGAATGAACATCCGCTACTACCAACTCTTTGTAATCATCAGAGTCTTTTAATATTTCTAAATTAAACTCATCACGATAGAGTTGAGGATTATTAAGTGCATATGCATCTATAAGTACATCATCTAAGTTACGAACTAACTTTACTTTTTTACCTTCTAAAAAATTATAAGATTTATCATCTAGATGCCAAAGACCTAGAGATGCTATATCTTTTACAAGTGCTTCGTATTCACTAGATTCTGCTTTTTGGGAGAGTTCATCATATGAGCTTTCATCTAAAGAGAAAAACGCACTTGTAACCTCAAACTTGTCAAGTTCCTCTTTTTGCGTACGTTGGGATTCAAGTTCAAAATATTTAATCTGCTCTATTTCATCATCAAAAAGAGATATACGAATAGGCAGCTCAGATGCAGGTACATAGATATCTATAATATCTCCGCGAAATGATATTTCACCCTCGACCTGAACCATATCTACAAAGTTATAACCCCAATGAAGCATTTTTGATTTAAAAGCTTTTAAATCAATATTTCCGCCAAATTCCAAGACTAAAGAATCCAGTAATTCAGGTTTTGGCATATAAAACAGTAGTGTTTTTAAGGGAGAAATAATTATCGGTTTTTTATCAGTATTGTTATAGCGTCTTAAACATGAAAAAAGTGTATGAAGTTCTTCTTTATATACACGTAAGTCATCGCCGAAAGCCGGACGAAAATCCGGAAAAAGTAAAACATCTTGCTTGAAAAATTTGGCGACGCTCTCTAAAGAGCGTGCCTCCTCAGAATCTTCACAAATTAATATATCTAAATCTGTTTTTTTATTTTGACTTAGATACTCAAAAAAAATACTCTGAGACATCTACGCCTTTTTTATTTCTTTGTCGATATCTTCTTTTGAAAGGTTGTTACTCGGTAAATTTGCAGCTGCAGGTGTTTCTTTTACACCTTTAACGATTGAGTTACCTTCAAAAATACCTTTTGCTTCTATAACTAACTCGGAAGCTTCAACAGTACCTCTAACATGACCGTTTGCTTTAATTTCCACACGATCGGCATGAAGCGTACCTTCAACAAAACCTTGAACTACTAGTCTTTTTGTAGTAACATCACCGTTTATGTGACCGTGTTTGCCGATATTTACCTCTTTTGTAGAGTTTATTTTACCTTCAAGTTCACCATCTACGTACAGGTTACATTTTAGATTCATTTCGCCTTTGATCGAAGTGCCAGCCGTGATAATGGTTGTGTTTGTGTCGGTTGTGGTACTTTGATGTGTGCTGTCGCCGTTATTAAAGATTGCCATGGTATATTTTTCTCCTGTTCAAATATAGCTTTATAGTTTTGTACATTCCATTTTACAAAGTAAAACGGGTTAACCGTGCGGTGTAAAAATCTTAGCTCGTAATGTAAATGAGGTCCACTACTCATTCCTGAATTTCCGGAATATGCTATCAGGGTACCTTTTTTTACAAATGTTCCGTATTTTACTACTACTTTGTTTAAATGTCCGTAATACGACTTAAATCCGTAGTTATGTTCGAGTATTACTAACTTTCCAAACCCGCTTTTTTTATGATATCCTGCATATTCCACTACACCGTCTGCCGTCGCATATACAGGTGTTTTCATCTTTGCACGCATATCTAAACCACGATGAAACTCTTTTCTGTTTAGTGTTGGATGTATCCTGTAGCCATACTTACTTGTAATACCTTCATATGTTACCGGTGAACCGTTTGGTATAAACTGTAGTAATGAAGCCATATGTTCTGAATTTAGTTTTGTTTTAGTAACTCTTTCTTGAAGAGAACTATCTTCTACAGGAGACATTCCTATAAGTGTTTCAATCTCCGATAATGAATCAGAAACTTCGTTTAGCTCTTTTTTCTTTAGAAAAAGTGCAACCTGAGTTTCTTTCATACTTTCATCTAAGTCTTTATTTTTGGCTTTTAGTTCAGCATATGCATTTTCCATATTTTGACGTTTTACTTCAATTTGTTCTACGGAATAATTTAAATATAGTATGGTACTAACGGCAAACATTCCTATAAATGCAAGAAAACCTAAAATATACCAAATAACTTTTTTTACTATTTGATGCAGGTTAAACTGCTTAACACCGTTATCATCGTTAATAGTAATCGTAAAGTGATTATTCATCTAATTAATATACTCTTTTAAAAATCTTTCAACTACACTAAATGAGCCAAATACCAAATATTTGTTGTTCGGCTCGGTTTTATAGTAGTGTGAGTATTCTATCTTTAAATGTTTTAAAATATTATGAAGCGATACTTTATTTTCTATACGCTCCCCTTCAATATCTATTATTTGAACCTCTTTAATTATCGGTTTTAGTATTTTTAAAATCATTTCATAGTCTTTATCTTTATAAGAATTATATATTAAAATATACTTCTGCGGTGCAAGTTCTTTAACTACTGAAGACGCTGCCAATGGATTATGCCCCACATCTACAATAATATTTTCATCTATTTTACTCAACCTTCCAAACAATTTGGCATCTTTAAAATCTGACTTTTTATAATCAATACCAAGAAACTTTAAAGCTCCAATTGCTAAAGATAAATTTTCTTTTAAATATGAAGCTAAAGATAAAAAATCGGCTATTTTGTCAATCTTTTTATAATCTTGTTTATTTAACAGTTCTTCTATTTTTATTATATTTTTATTCATTTGCGAAGCTATATCATAAACTTTAGAATATTTTTGCTTTGATATTATTGCATTGTTTTGAATAGAATTAAGTTTAGTTTTTGAAATTGCTTCTATAGTAGAACCTAAAAAAGCCTGATGGTCTAAGTCAATCGGCGTAACTAAACTAAGTTCTTTTTCAAATACCGCAGTAGCATCGAATTCACCACCGAGTCCTGCTTCAAGCACGACAAAATCACAACCCTCAAAAACAAGCATCGCAAGTAAAGTAGTATATTCAAAATAACTAAGTGCATCCGAGTCCTCTTTATCTAAGAGTGTGTAGAGTTTTTTATGTGCATCTTCTAAAACCTCATCACTTACGTCACTGCCGTTAATCCAAATACGCTCATTAAACTTTAAAATATGAGGTGATGTATAGTGTCCTACACTATAATTATTGTTAAATAAAGCAGTTGCTAAAAACCTGCCCGTTGTACCTTTTCCGTTTGTACCTATTAGATGCACAATCTTTGGAATATTGATGTATTTTTTTATTTTTTTGTATGTTTTTGGAAATCGATTATAATCTATCTCATCGTAAAACAGAGGTTTTGAGTCTAAAAATTTAGTTAAAGTATGCATCTTTTATTTTATTGGCCGTTTCTTCAAATATCCCTTTGCTCAAACCCATTCTTGCAACTTTTTTTGAAGCTTTTAATATTGAGTCTTCACTCAAAACCTCTTTAACATTTATAGCCGTTCTGATTATATCTATTAGATTTCTGTATTTTTTTAAATCAAAGTTTATCTCTTTTAGTTTCTCTTCATCATAATCCAAAGCAAGCAAAGTATTTACATAGTGCTCTTCTAAATTCCAGTGTTTAAAAAGTTCTGCGGAGATTCTGTATGTACTAATTCCCAAAAGTTCTTTTTCAAACTTATCAATATCTTCACATTCGTTAAAAGCTTTTCTAAATTCACCTATATAGTCGCTTTTTTTTACTTCATTTGCCAATAATAACTTACCGGATTCCATTATTAAAGCAAGTTGCGATAAAAGTTTTACTTCCGAATCGTTAACACGTGAATACCATTGAAACATTAAAGCACTTTGTAGATGACATAGTTCGTTAAACTGTTTTGTATCAAAACCATATACACTGGTATCTGCTTTTAAAGTCTCATCGATTGAGTACTTAACTACAAACATATATATCCTGTGTGTTCCGAGTAAAGTAACGGCTTGTCTTGCACTTAAAACTTTTTGTCTTAGTCCGTAAAATGGAGCATTTATTACTTTTAGTAAATTAGCCATTAACATTGCATCGGATTCTAAAACCCTAACTAAGCTAGGCACGCTCATTATCTCAAGTCCACTTGCATACATACTTCTAACGGCATTTGCCGCATTTGAAAGTGGAGGAAGAGTATCTATATTTTCAATTATTTTTTCAAAAGTCATCTTATTTATATATTACTTGATTTCGTCCGTTCTTTTTTGCTTTATATAAGTTCTCATCGGCACATTTAATAGTGCTTTCTAAAGATGGATGCTGTTTTCTTTCACCTATACCTGCACTTACGGTTACCTCTATACGATTTCCTCTATACATAAATTTTGCTTTTTGAACGTGTTTTCTAACTTTCTCGGCAAATATAAGTGCACCTTTTGCATCCGTCTCACTAAGTAATGCCATAAACTCTTCACCGCCGAAACGTCCTATAATATCGACAGTTCTTGCTTCTTGTTTTGCTATCTTCGCAAAAGCATAAAGCACTGCATCTCCTGCATCGTGTCCATAATTATCGTTTACCGACTTAAAGTGGTCAATATCTAGCATTACAATTGAATAATTACGGTTATATCTCTCATACTCTGCTTCTTTTACGGCTATAAATTCATCTAAAGCCCTTTTATTATATAGCTTGGTTAAAAAATCTTCTTTTGATTCGGCTCTGGCTTCATTAAGTTGATTTTCTAATTTTTCTATTTTTTTTGAAAGTCTTTTTACCTCATTGTTATGAGAATTTAAATCAGTACTTAAATTTTTCGTACTCTCTTCAAGAGCTAAAGCTAAAGTGTAAAGTTTTTTATGTGCTAATTTAAAATTAACTTTTGAGTTTTCACTTTCTTCATTATATTTTTCTAACTCTTTTTTTATACCTTCAATCTCTGTTGTAGATTTATCGCTTCTCTCTATCATCTCGATAAGTCTTATAGAGAGTTTATCAAGTACACCGTCAAGAGACTCGACCATCTCTTTTACACTCTCTTTATCAAGTGCAATTCTGAGTTTTATCGCTTCTTTTATCTCATTTTCAACAGCTGCCGAAGACAATAACTCCGGTTTTCTTCTTATTTTATGAGATAAGTTTGCTATTTTTTCATTTACGCTGGATGCAATTGATGGAACTAAGGATGAGACCAACAAAGAAGCTACATTATGCATCGATTCAGATTCTATTAAATTTGGATCTGACTCTAAACATGTCATCTCAATTGATTCTATAGATTTTTTCAAATCTTTTTTATCTTTAATCCCTATTTTTTGCAAAAAAGAGTTATCGTACGAAGTTATAAAATTTGTCCATAATTGTCTAAATTGCTCAATTTGTGCAATATTCGGATTTGAATCAAGCAAAACTAAACTTTTGGCAGCCAAATCACTGGCTTCTTTATTATGTAATTCGCTTACAACCTGAAGAACTCTTTTTGTAAACAACATTTGAGCTTCTAAAGTTTCTGAACAAACAGACTGGTTTGTTCTGTTTAACCTAGCTACTAAAAAACGAGTTAATTCGCTCATAGTTTTGATTCTGTATTGTTGTAGCTCTTTTTGAAACTCTTTGTTTAGAGTGGAGGTATATTTTTCTAAATGTGAACAGTCTTCGACGTTCATATTAGCAATCGTGGCTTCTTTGCAAAATGCTTCTGCATAAAAATCAGGCGTTAGTAATTTCCCCTCAACTTCCAACCTTTTAATAGCTTTACTTATTATATTTTGAATTGTCATTGCTATTCCTTTTTATTTCTTGCACCCTCTGCCGATATCTTAGCAATAAATGAACCAATAGCCTTAGAAGCACTAAACTCAATTGCATCAAAACGTTCTTGATCGGTTATTACAGCATTTGGCGTTACACTAAAGTCATATGAGCCTTTTGAACTATAAGATTTCGATTTTCCGTCTTGAAATTTTATAATCTTTAAAGTTACCGTCATTCTGTAAGCTATAACATACCCGTTTGCATCATACTGTATCGGTGAATAACTAGGGTTGCTTATAGAGATCTGTAAATGTGCATCCGACTTGTCTTTAGTCGTTAGAGATGATTGAAGTGTTTCTACTATGGCAGAATCTACAGCATCTTTGATTAAAACCGTATTTTGAGGGTCTTGTAGAGATATACTGACTTCCGTACTTATCTTTTGACCAAGTAGTTCACGTGAGAACTTAGCACTAGGTCTGTATCCACAAGCTGTTATAAGAGATATAGTAACAAGCGTTAAAACTATTTTTACAACAGCTGAGTTCATACTTAACCTTTTACAACCAAATTAACAAGCTTTTTAGGCACTACTATCTCTTTAATAATCTCTTTGCCGTCAAGCCATTTAGCACCTGCTTCTTTTGCAGCAGCTACAATGCTCTCTTTATCCGCATCTACTGCCACTTCAATCTCTGTTCTTGCTTTACCGTTGATTGAGACTGCCATAGTTACAGAGTCTTCTACAAAAACTTCATCTAAAATATTTTGAGGTGCAAAGTTATTTAGATTAAAATATTTCTCACTTATCTCAGATGCAACGTGAGGGATAACAGGTTCCATTATTGAGCTTAATATCCAATACCCCTCTGTCCAAACATCTGCATTACTTTGTACATTTAAAGCATTCATAGCTTCCATTACACCAGCTATCATCGTATTAAAAGTATAACGCTCGTTAAATACGTCATTGGCTCTTTGAAGTGCTTCATACACTTTTTTACGGGCAAATTTTTCTTCTTTGCTTAGTGTAGAGTGTTCTATATCAGGGAGTGTATCTGTCGCAACAATATTAGAAGCTCTGTCGTAAAAACGTTTTATGAATTTGTAAGCGCCCTCAACTGCAGAGTCGTTCCACTCCAACTCTTGCGTCGGCGGAGCTGCAAAAAGGATAAAAAGTCTTGCCGTATCTGCACCGTATTTTTCTATAATTGCATCAGGATCAACCGTATTTCCCTTCGACTTTGACATTTTAGCACCGTCTTTAAGTACCATTCCTTGAGTAAGTAGTCTGTCAAAAGGCTCATCAAAGTCTAAATATCCTAAATCACGGAAAACTTTTGTAAAAAAGCGTGCATAAAGCAGGTGCAGAACCGCATGTTCAATTCCACCTACATAGTGGTCAACTCCCATCCAGTATTTTAACTGTTCTTGGCTAAATGCCTCAGTTTCCCAGTTTTTAGCATCTGCACAAAAACGTAAAAAGTACCAGCTAGATTCTACAAAGGTATCCATAGTATCAGTCTCACGTACAGCTTCACCGCCACACTCAGGACACGAACAATGTTTCCAAGTCGGATGTTTCTCTAAGGGATTTCCCTCACCCGTTATCTCTATATCTTCAGGAAGTGCAATCGGCAGATTTTCTTTTTTCTCCATAACAAGACCACATTTGTCACAGTGAACAAAAGGGATAGGAGCACCCCAATAACGCTGACGTGAAACACCCCAGTCTTTAAGTTTGTAGTTTGTAGTTTTTTTGCCTATTTTATTATCTTCAAAATATTTGATGATGTTGTACTGGCTCTTTTTAGAATCCATTCCATCAAACTCTCCAGAGTTAAATAAAATTCCGCGTTCAGTATATGCACTTGATGCAAAATCATGATTACCCTCTTTAGGATTTATAACCGCATTTATCTCTAAATCATATTTTTTTGCAAAATCAAAATCACGCTCATCATGTGCAGGAACCGCCATAACGGCACCGCTACCGTAATCCATAA
The genomic region above belongs to Sulfurimonas lithotrophica and contains:
- a CDS encoding GGDEF domain-containing protein, whose product is MTIQNIISKAIKRLEVEGKLLTPDFYAEAFCKEATIANMNVEDCSHLEKYTSTLNKEFQKELQQYRIKTMSELTRFLVARLNRTNQSVCSETLEAQMLFTKRVLQVVSELHNKEASDLAAKSLVLLDSNPNIAQIEQFRQLWTNFITSYDNSFLQKIGIKDKKDLKKSIESIEMTCLESDPNLIESESMHNVASLLVSSLVPSIASSVNEKIANLSHKIRRKPELLSSAAVENEIKEAIKLRIALDKESVKEMVESLDGVLDKLSIRLIEMIERSDKSTTEIEGIKKELEKYNEESENSKVNFKLAHKKLYTLALALEESTKNLSTDLNSHNNEVKRLSKKIEKLENQLNEARAESKEDFLTKLYNKRALDEFIAVKEAEYERYNRNYSIVMLDIDHFKSVNDNYGHDAGDAVLYAFAKIAKQEARTVDIIGRFGGEEFMALLSETDAKGALIFAEKVRKHVQKAKFMYRGNRIEVTVSAGIGERKQHPSLESTIKCADENLYKAKKNGRNQVIYK
- the lptE gene encoding LPS assembly lipoprotein LptE; protein product: MNSAVVKIVLTLVTISLITACGYRPSAKFSRELLGQKISTEVSISLQDPQNTVLIKDAVDSAIVETLQSSLTTKDKSDAHLQISISNPSYSPIQYDANGYVIAYRMTVTLKIIKFQDGKSKSYSSKGSYDFSVTPNAVITDQERFDAIEFSASKAIGSFIAKISAEGARNKKE
- the leuS gene encoding leucine--tRNA ligase, which gives rise to MEYNSQQIEKKWQNFWKENRSFEPDNDFSKEKKYILSMFPFPSGRLHMGHVRNYSISDAFARYYRQQNFNVLHPIGFDSFGMPAENAAIKNGSHPKGWTYDNIDYMKNEFYSLGFSFSRERELATSDELYTKFEQGFIIDMFNKGLLYREKGLLNWCPHDQTVLANEQVVDGCCWRCDTPIVKKDMNQYYFKITQYADELLDDLKKLEEGWPKQVLTMQENWIGKSNGLEFDLYFDDDSKAKLNNTFESFDVFTTRPDTIYGVSYTALAPEHKIVTYMIENKLLSDKVISEIEAMKNASNIDRQKEKAGIDLGIRVKHPLLDKSVPVWIANFVLMDYGSGAVMAVPAHDERDFDFAKKYDLEINAVINPKEGNHDFASSAYTERGILFNSGEFDGMDSKKSQYNIIKYFEDNKIGKKTTNYKLKDWGVSRQRYWGAPIPFVHCDKCGLVMEKKENLPIALPEDIEITGEGNPLEKHPTWKHCSCPECGGEAVRETDTMDTFVESSWYFLRFCADAKNWETEAFSQEQLKYWMGVDHYVGGIEHAVLHLLYARFFTKVFRDLGYLDFDEPFDRLLTQGMVLKDGAKMSKSKGNTVDPDAIIEKYGADTARLFILFAAPPTQELEWNDSAVEGAYKFIKRFYDRASNIVATDTLPDIEHSTLSKEEKFARKKVYEALQRANDVFNERYTFNTMIAGVMEAMNALNVQSNADVWTEGYWILSSIMEPVIPHVASEISEKYFNLNNFAPQNILDEVFVEDSVTMAVSINGKARTEIEVAVDADKESIVAAAKEAGAKWLDGKEIIKEIVVPKKLVNLVVKG